A stretch of Triticum aestivum cultivar Chinese Spring chromosome 1D, IWGSC CS RefSeq v2.1, whole genome shotgun sequence DNA encodes these proteins:
- the LOC123179819 gene encoding ankyrin repeat-containing protein At5g02620, with amino-acid sequence MELQSDRCDRSSMESAQDLVRKFRTLLQLMAARSGDYETPEDAAVTAAMMAGWHRDVVIDLAAASEGDTQLHRAAAGGDGVCYRRCVDLACNGDSSRLLASNGDGDTPLHCAARAGHTGMVKHLIGLAQGDGQDDGEMAKTMARVRNNRGETALHEAIRSGCEKDVKKMVEVLLAVDNQLACVEAFDGTSPLFLAISLGQHWLASWLYEWGHKKLSYSGPEGQNALHAAALDGFRHSTGIAKRLLHWNNSLARQADNSGSTPLHFAASAQDPTLELFLFVFGDQGFESHSPLSLTTLPKKWVYKFYKWREHPTFLLVDANPHSAFQPDRNSLYPVHVAASAGSLVPIIILLCHSPGCAGLRDNQGRTFLHIAVEKKKHNIVWFVACRLDNKAIMNIQDYNGNTAMHLAVGGGSWDIFKILIGNKHVCLNLTNKEGETPMDIALSNVTPTGFYFGMHARRRILVTLTLANGKNSFCRRDRFLDQHVPKLDKKEESDKITSFAQIVGVGSVLVATATFAATFTMPGGPNSTDPKIPPNGRGGTPTLAGLYAFDAFVISNTLAFICSTLATFSLVYTGVATVDIEKRIKLVAFSLALLISAARSFCAAFAFAIYVMLPPTVAHGTAMAACVMTVLALMDAFWFMWAIVTDTIVLVRREDWRSMPKRLMKLAARILINTVYVFWPYIVIFGLLAIKSITGHQETSVPAPMPTQRL; translated from the exons ATGGAGCTACAGAGCGACCGGTGTGACCGATCTTCCATGGAGTCGGCGCAAGATCTGGTCAGGAAATTCAGGACTCTTCTGCAGCTCATGGCCGCACGGTCTGGCGACTATGAGACTCCAGAGGACGCGGCGGTGACCGCCGCCATGATGGCTGGATGGCATCGCGACGTCGTCATCGACCTTGCCGCCGCGAGCGAGGGGGACACCCAGCTCCATCGGGCGGCCGCTGGCGGGGACGGCGTCTGCTACCGCAGGTGCGTGGACTTGGCCTGCAACGGCGACAGTAGCCGGTTGCTCGCGTCCAACGGGGACGGCGATACGCCGCTGCACTGCGCTGCCAGGGCCGGGCACACTGGCATGGTTAAACACCTCATTGGCCTCGCACAAGGGGACGGCCAGGACGATGGTGAGATGGCCAAGACCATGGCGAGGGTGCGGAACAACCGTGGGGAGACGGCGTTGCACGAGGCCATCCGCTCTGGCTGTGAAAAGGACGTG AAAAAGATGGTCGAAGTTTTGCTGGCGGTGGATAATCAACTAGcatgtgtagaagcatttgatgGTACTTCGCCTCTGTTCTTAGCCATCTCGCTGGGCCAACATTGGCTTGCTAGTTGGTTGTACGAATGGGGTCATAAGAAATTGTCTTACTCTGGCCCTGAGGGGCAAAATGCCTTGCACGCTGCTGCTCTCGACGGGTTTCGGCACAGCACAg GGATAGCAAAACGGCTGCTTCACTGGAATAATAGCCTTGCCAGACAAGCGGACAACTCTGGAAGTACACCGTTACACTTTGCTGCGTCAGCACAAGATCCCACATTGGAGTTATTTCTGTTTGTTTTTGGTGACCAGGGCTTCGAATCACACTCTCCATTGTCGCTCACCACTTTACCTAAGAAATGGGTATACAAGTTCTATAAGTGGAGGGAGCATCCAACCTTTCTACTAGTGGATGCTAATCCACATTCCGCATTTCAGCCAGATAGGAATAGTTTGTATCCAGTGCATGTGGCTGCCTCGGCGGGAAGCTTGGTGCCAATCATCATATTGCTCTGCCATTCTCCTGGCTGCGCCGGGCTACGAGACAACCAAGGAAGGACCTTCCTTCATATTGCCGTGGAGAAGAAGAAGCATAACATTGTGTGGTTTGTGGCTTGCCGGTTAGATAATAAGGCCATCATGAACATACAGGACTACAACGGGAACACTGCCATGCACCTAGCTGTTGGTGGCGGGAGCTGGGATATCTTCAAGATCCTCATTGGGAACAAGCACGTCTGCTTGAATTTGACAAATAAGGAGGGTGAAACTCCCATGGATATTGCACTCAGCAACGTTACTCCAACTGGATTTTATTTTGGAATG CATGCACGGCGTCGAATACTTGTGACATTGACCTTAGCAAATGGTAAAAACAGCTTCTGCCGGCGGGACCGTTTCCTGGATCAACATGTTCCCAAGCTAGACAAAAAGGAAGAATCTGATAAAATAACATCGTTCGCACAGATTGTTGGTGTTGGCTCCGTTCTTGTAGCGACTGCTACGTTCGCTGCAACATTCACCATGCCAGGCGGCCCCAACAGTACCGATCCCAAGATCCCACCCAACGGCAGAGGTGGCACGCCGACACTCGCGGGGCTCTACGCTTTCGACGCCTTCGTCATCTCTAACACCTTGGCCTTCATCTGCTCCACTTTGGCCACCTTCAGCCTCGTCTACACCGGGGTGGCCACGGTGGACATAGAGAAGCGGATCAAGCTGGTGGCCTTCTCCCTGGCGCTGCTCATCAGTGCGGCCAGGAGCTTCTGCGCCGCCTTCGCGTTCGCCATCTATGTGATGCTCCCTCCCACGGTGGCCCATGGGACTGCCATGGCAGCATGCGTAATGACGGTCCTTGCACTAATGGACGCGTTTTGGTTCATGTGGGCCATCGTTACTGATACAATAGTTCTCGTTAGGAGGGAAGACTGGCGGTCAATGCCCAAGCGACTGATGAAGCTGGCGGCAAGAATCCTAATCAACACTGTGTATGTGTTCTGGCCCTACATCGTCATCTTCGGTCTGTTGGCCATCAAAAGCATCACTGGCCATCAAGAGACCTCAGTACCTGCACCAATGCCCACCCAACGGCTATAG
- the LOC123162193 gene encoding agamous-like MADS-box protein AGL61 yields the protein MAMKMKTKKGGTGRKKRDEMKLIEDPAKRQVAFSKRRPTLFGMAGDLSALCGVHVAVVVFSRSARGNAYAFGSPSVDAVLRRYHQDGGHDEDDDATALAVHGDDDAGALAALRRELDDTRTRVEAEKKRMKAVEANVERAMAARSTALWWQADVEALGAAELPEFETALWRLRDTLLRRVDALQLPLAAAPPACMNM from the coding sequence ATGGCgatgaagatgaagacgaagaagggagggacggggaggaagaagagagacgAGATGAAGCTCATCGAGGACCCGGCCAAGCGGCAGGTGGCCTTCTCCAAGCGCCGCCCCACGCTCTTCGGCATGGCCGGCGACCTCTCCGCGCTCTGCGGCGTCCACGTCGCCGTCGTCGTATTCTCCCGCTCCGCGCGCGGTAACGCCTACGCGTTCGGCAGCCCCTCCGTCGACGCCGTCCTCCGACGCTACCACCAAGATGGCGGccacgacgaggatgacgacgctACCGCTCTTGCCGTCCATGGCGATGACGATGCTGGCGCTCTGGCGGCGTTGCGGCGGGAGCTGGACGACACCAGGACACGTGTGGAGGCGGAGAAGAAGCGCATGAAGGCCGTGGAGGCGAACGTGGAGCGGGCCATGGCGGCAAGGTCAACGGCGCTGTGGTGGCAGGCCGACGTCGAGGCGCTCGGGGCGGCGGAGCTGCCCGAGTTCGAGACGGCGCTCTGGCGGCTCAGGGACACCCTCCTCCGCCGGGTGGACGCGCTGCAGCTACCTCTAGCCGCTGCACCGCCGGCCTGCATGAACATGTAG